The genomic interval CTAATTTAATGTACTTATTGCCAACGTCAAGCCCCACGCTGTAGTTGCTTCTACCTTTATTGCCAAACAACGTATTATACTCCTTGGTCAAAAACTAACATATAAATATACACAAATTCAACGGTAAAGGGGCGAAAAACCGAAATTTAATAAGACATTACCCAATTTACGGAATCAGGACTTACCAAAAGTAATCTTTTCGATTGATAATGCACCTCTTTGCCGAAAGAGCCGCAAGATTCTATTTTTACTTCTATGCTATCCAAAGAAATCGTATCTTTTGTTACGGACACCGAATATTTTCCTCCGTCAGGAGTCGTTCCCGACGTGTTTTTAAGCGAATCGATCGTAAACGAAAAAGTTTCGGGCGGCATCGCCGATTCCGTTACCGCTTGAAATCCGTAATCCGCCGTCTGCAAAGCCTTTGTTTGCATAAACTGTACTTGTTTGTTTATGCTGTTTACAAGATACACGACGATCGCTACAATAACCGCTACTGTAACGGCTATTAACGACAATTGGATTTTAAACGATAATTTCAACATATTTTTGCCTACCCGATTTGTAACCTTTCCTGTTGTTTTTTATAAACATATTTTATTATTCTTTCTACGTCAGACTGTTTTACGCCGCAAAAGACGACTCTGTGTCTGTAATATACATCATGACTTCCCTCTTGTGTGGAAATTGCGACAATTTTCCCTTTTATCGTTGTTTTTTGTTCTTGCATATTAAAAGAAAACATTGCAATATCGTCTATGGAAAGCGAAATTTTTGACAGAAACGCAAGCCCGCCTCCGCTTATATCCGAAATGGTCGTTCCCGGAAGTATTTCACCTGCGGCCGGAACGGCGTTTTCATCTTTCCTCTCAATTATTTTGCATTGACACTTCATACCTATATCCATAGTAAGGCGGGCGTACTTTCTTGCCTGGCTTCTTTCTAACGCTATGGAATGATAAAACGAAATTATATTTTTGTCACGGTCAAACATTTTTACGTTAAGTTTGGCGGTATACATCGCATCCTGCGCTCTGGTAAACGATACGATAAAGCTTTTTATAGGTGCGTCGTCCGTTAAAGTCGAATCGTCTAATTCCATTAAATCCGCTGAAAAATACAATTCGTTTACTTCCGATGTTTTTGCGTTGCTGATTTTTGTATTGTCCGATACGCTTGTAATTGAAATTATTTGCCCTATGTCTATGTTTCTTGTGGATTGTATTTGTCTTTCCGGAATAATTTTGTCGTAACCAAGCTTTCTTCGTAAATTTGATATGACAAGAGCGATTTCTTCCGTTGTTTTACCGCTTTCTCCATATTTTTCAATAGTTTTTTTTATTTTAGCGTCTACGGCGCTTTCAAAAATTAAAATGGATTTAAATACATCGAAGAGCGTTTTAGGCGCAACTTCCCAAGTCATGCTTCGCAGTAATGTTTGCTCAAATGTCAGTAATTTTATTTCTTTGGATTTTTGATTGAACTGCAAGTTGGAGAATTCCATTATTTGCCTGTCTTGATTTCTTCTTTGGAATATATATATTACTATAAGCATTATCGGGACTATTACGAAAGCGGCGCTCACCGAATAAACGACCCAGTCTTCGTTATCTACCCAGTGGTATTCCTGGAGAAAAGTTTCTAAGGTAATTTGCGCGTACGCTGTCGAAAAGAACGACAGCAAAGCAATAAACGGTATCTTAAATAATAGCGTTTTCTTCGTCATATTTTCGTTCTTCCCGTCTTTTCATAAGAACAATTCTTGTCGCCTGCTCTTTTTCAAAGTATGATGGAAGAACAAATAATTTAGCGGCAATACTTGCGAATATCACGGTAAAAAGCGTAGAAACCCACTCGCTGGTGAAAAATATATCAATAATATTCATATTATACCTTCTTTAAGACAAAAAATCAGTTCCTCACATTTATCGGCAGTTTTTCATAAAAATACAATATTTATTTTGGTTTTGTAAGGAAAAACTATAGAAATTATATTATTTTCGGCTTAAAGGAAGGTAAAATGGAACAAAAAGACATAATAATCAAAGGCGCGAGGGTTCATAATCTCAAAAATATAGACGTTGTAATTCCGCGGAACAGTTTTTGCGTGATTTCCGGTCTTTCGGGAAGCGGGAAATCTTCATTGGCGTTTGATACGCTTTATTCGGAAGGGCAGCGCAGATACGTAGAAAGTTTGTCGGCGTATGCTCGGCAGTTTTTGGGATTGATGGAAAAACCCGACGTCGATAGTATCGAAGGACTTTCTCCGGCGATTTCAATCGAACAGAAAACCGGCGGACATAATCCGCGCTCGACTGTCGCGACAATTACGGAAATTCACGATTATTTTCGTTTACTTTACGGAAGTATCGGACAACCGCACTGCTATAAATGCGGGAAATTGATTTCGAATCAAACGGTTCAGGAAATGTGCGATATTATTTTGAAATTTGAGGCGGGGGCAAAAATTCAACTTCTTTCTCCGGTTATCATAGGAAAAAAAGGCGAACATATCGACGTTATGAAACATTTACGCGAATGCGGTTTCGTCAGGGCGGTAGTTGACGGAGAAATGAAAATGCTTGAAGATGAAATCGTTCTTAACAAACAGCAAAAACACACTATCGAAGTCGTTGTTGACAGATTGGTCGTAAAAGACGATTTGGGACATCGCTTGACGGATTCCGTTGAAACGGCGCTGAAACATTCCTGCAATTCAAGTTTGATTGTAGATAAAAACGGAGTGCGGATGCTTTTTTCGGAAAAACTCGCGTGTCCACACTGTGAAATATCTTACGGAGAGATTTTACCGCGCAATTTCTCGTTTAATACGCCTTACGGCGCTTGTCCGCAATGCGACGGACTGGGTTTTGTCAACGATTTCGATTTGGATTTGGTAATAACGAGCAAAACAAATCAGTTGGTGCATTCTATTACTTCATGGAACGGAATAAGTTATGCGGCGAGTTATAACCGTCAGATTTTTTACGCCTTATGCGACAAATTCAAATTCGACAGAAAATCGTCATGGAACGACTTGAACGATACGCAAAGAAATATGATATTATATGGTACGGGCGACATAAAAGTTCCTACGAAATGGTCTAATACGCCGTTTGAAGGAGTTATCCCGAATTTACGCAGGAGGTACAAAGAAACCGATTCCGCAGCGGTTCGCGAATGGATTGAAGGATTCATGATACAGAAAACCTGTTCGCAGTGCAACGGACAACGACTCAATAAAGAGACGCTTTCGGTTC from Chitinispirillales bacterium carries:
- a CDS encoding PilZ domain-containing protein: MTKKTLLFKIPFIALLSFFSTAYAQITLETFLQEYHWVDNEDWVVYSVSAAFVIVPIMLIVIYIFQRRNQDRQIMEFSNLQFNQKSKEIKLLTFEQTLLRSMTWEVAPKTLFDVFKSILIFESAVDAKIKKTIEKYGESGKTTEEIALVISNLRRKLGYDKIIPERQIQSTRNIDIGQIISITSVSDNTKISNAKTSEVNELYFSADLMELDDSTLTDDAPIKSFIVSFTRAQDAMYTAKLNVKMFDRDKNIISFYHSIALERSQARKYARLTMDIGMKCQCKIIERKDENAVPAAGEILPGTTISDISGGGLAFLSKISLSIDDIAMFSFNMQEQKTTIKGKIVAISTQEGSHDVYYRHRVVFCGVKQSDVERIIKYVYKKQQERLQIG
- the uvrA gene encoding excinuclease ABC subunit UvrA — encoded protein: MEQKDIIIKGARVHNLKNIDVVIPRNSFCVISGLSGSGKSSLAFDTLYSEGQRRYVESLSAYARQFLGLMEKPDVDSIEGLSPAISIEQKTGGHNPRSTVATITEIHDYFRLLYGSIGQPHCYKCGKLISNQTVQEMCDIILKFEAGAKIQLLSPVIIGKKGEHIDVMKHLRECGFVRAVVDGEMKMLEDEIVLNKQQKHTIEVVVDRLVVKDDLGHRLTDSVETALKHSCNSSLIVDKNGVRMLFSEKLACPHCEISYGEILPRNFSFNTPYGACPQCDGLGFVNDFDLDLVITSKTNQLVHSITSWNGISYAASYNRQIFYALCDKFKFDRKSSWNDLNDTQRNMILYGTGDIKVPTKWSNTPFEGVIPNLRRRYKETDSAAVREWIEGFMIQKTCSQCNGQRLNKETLSVLVGKTNIGDLTHKSVEDAKKFFDNLELSQRETFISKQILREINSRLGFLVNVGLGYLTLDRMAQTLSGGEAQRIRLATQIGSRLTGVTYILDEPSIGLHPRDNTKLMNTLFSLRDLGNTVIVVEHDEETLKSSDYLIDIGPRAGRHGGEVVAAGTPKEVMENPNSLTGGYLSGRLKIDIPEHKRPGNGNFLNIT